GTCGTCGGTCGTGCCGGACTTCGCGCCGAGCGGCGTGGCCCGCCCCTGAAGCCGCTGGAACAGAGTGGGCCGCAGGAAGGCAACGTGGCTGGCGGCGGTGCTGACAGCGGCGGTCAGCAGGTCGAAGGCCTCGAACGCCACGACCTCGTCCCAGAGCGGCTGGCAGTCCGGGCGGGGCAGAGGCAGCGGCCGCCCGGCAGTGTCCGTGACCTCGGCCAGCAGGTGCGGGCGGCACAGCAGGCCCCCGCCGGCGAAACTGGCGTACGCGGCCGCCACGTCCAGCGGCGCGGCCCGGTACGTGCCCAGCGACGGACTGGAACGGTTGCTGGCGTCCTCCTGGTACCCGGCGGCGTCCAGCACGGCCCGCAGCGTCTTCTCGCGCGGCGTGCCGACCTGCACGGCCACGGTGTTCAGGCTGCGGGTGTTCGCCTCGCGCACCGTGACCGCCCGGCCCAGGAACGTGCCGCTGCTATTCCGGATGGCCTGCGAACCGTAACGGGTCGCCTGATCCGGAAAGGCGCTCAGTTGCGTCAGGCCGTCCCCGAACGCGGCGGCGTACAGCAGCGGCTTGACGGTACTCGCCACCGGGCGCAGCGCACTGACCGCCCACTGCCGCCCCGCGTCGCTGCTCTGGTTGCCGCCCGTGGAGCTGGCGAGCGCCACGATCCCGCCGCCGCGCACGTCCACGATGGCGGCGCCCTCGGCCACGCCGGTCGGGCGGGGGCCGGTGGCGCCCTCGCCGGTCACGCGGCGCGTCAGGGCGGCCTGCGCGGCCGCGTCGACGGTCAGCACGACCCGCCCCACCCGCTTGGGGTCCAGGCCCGCCGCGCGCAGTTCGCGCCGCACGAGTTCCTGCATGGCCCACACGGGCTCCGGTTCGCTGGTGTACGCGGGATTCCGGGCAGCCTGCACCACCCGCAGGTCCGTGCCGCTCCCGGCGTACTCGGCCCGCCACAGCCGGGGTTGCAGCGGCGTACCGACCGCCTCCAGGTACGCGCCCTGACCGATCAGCCCGTGTGACCGCAGGATCTCCAGCGTGACGAGCTGCTGCGTGCGCATCCAGCGGAAGCGGGCGGTGGCCGTCTCGGGCGGCGTGGTGTCCGTCACCAGGTAGCGGCCCGGCGCGGGCAGCAGGCCCACCAGGAACGCGCTCTGCGCCAGCGTCAGGTCCGCCGGCTCCACGCCGAACACCGCGCGGGCCGCGTCGTACACGCCCTTGCGCTGCCCGATCCCGATCCACGGGAGGCTGTTCACGCTCATGGCCAGCACCTCGCGCCGCCCGTAGCGCCACGTGACGACCGGCGCCAGC
Above is a genomic segment from Deinococcus depolymerans containing:
- a CDS encoding transglycosylase domain-containing protein, producing the protein MLRVWERWRNPWPRSPFLRRPAPWTLRRAVRAALAWVGAATVGMIALGVAGAVWTGALGRVWNLRAELRPVEVVDRRGEPLGVIDHCRAGNAVNAVPCRESLSVPLTGVSEAFLLAYVAKEDVRFFSHVGVDLGRLPRALLSGAGGSTITMQLLKNNVLAGHFDYDTDRRGPLLTLTRKATEFVLAPVVTWRYGRREVLAMSVNSLPWIGIGQRKGVYDAARAVFGVEPADLTLAQSAFLVGLLPAPGRYLVTDTTPPETATARFRWMRTQQLVTLEILRSHGLIGQGAYLEAVGTPLQPRLWRAEYAGSGTDLRVVQAARNPAYTSEPEPVWAMQELVRRELRAAGLDPKRVGRVVLTVDAAAQAALTRRVTGEGATGPRPTGVAEGAAIVDVRGGGIVALASSTGGNQSSDAGRQWAVSALRPVASTVKPLLYAAAFGDGLTQLSAFPDQATRYGSQAIRNSSGTFLGRAVTVREANTRSLNTVAVQVGTPREKTLRAVLDAAGYQEDASNRSSPSLGTYRAAPLDVAAAYASFAGGGLLCRPHLLAEVTDTAGRPLPLPRPDCQPLWDEVVAFEAFDLLTAAVSTAASHVAFLRPTLFQRLQGRATPLGAKSGTTDDVNDTWCAAVTPQYAMAVWIGDPEGRQSVPVTLYREQTACREVALLRELPHERRSLDAPPGVTRVAGAAVPIPGLNPRNPAPVAP